The genomic DNA AGGCCTGTCACCTTATAATGCAGCACTTGTCGGTGCTCGGGAAATTGCTTTACCCGTGGTTGCCATGACAATTACCTTGGCAGCTGTCTATGCACCTATCGGTTTTATGGGCGGCTTAACGGGTACATTATTTACCGAGTTTGCTTTCACCTTGGCAGGCGCTGTTATTATTTCGGGTGTTATCGCTTTAACGCTGTCACCAATGATGTGCTCTAAGCTGCTACAGGATAAAAGCCATGAAAGCAAAGTGGCACAAAAGCTGGACCATTTATTTGACCGCCTCAAACAACGGTTCCAGCGTTCATTATCAGGTGCACTAAATTATCGGCCAGTGACTGTATTATTTGCAATTACTGTCTTGGTTAGCATTCCTTTTTTATTTCTGATGACGAAAAGTGAACTCGCCCCAACAGAAGATCAGGGCATTGTCTTTATTTCTTCATCATCCCCCCAATATGCCAACCTGGAGTATATGAATAAATATACGTCACTCTATGAAAATATATTTAATTCATTTCCCGAATACGACAGCTCATTTATGATAAATGGCATGGGTACCGTTAATAGTTCGATTGCCGGCATGCTATTAAAACCTTGGGACCAACGGGAACGTAGTCAACAGCAAATACAACCCTTGGTACAACAAAAACTGGATCAAATAGCAGGACTGCAAATCTTTTCATTTAACTTACCGCCTTTACCTGGTGCTGGCGATGGTTTACCTATTCAGTTTATTCTCAACAGTACAGCTGATTATCAAACCATCCACCAAGTCAGTGAAAAGCTAGTCGCTGCAGCGATGCAAAGTGGCTTATTTATGTTTATCTCCAGTGATTTAAAATTTAACAAGCCAGAGTTGCAAATCAATATTAATCGTGACAAAGCTGCACAATTGAATATTGATATGAAACAAGTGGGCGAAACCTTATCTACCTTTTTAAGTGAAGGACGTTTAAACCGCTTCACCTTGGATGGGCGCAGTTACAAGGTAATACCCCAGGCTAATTTAAGCAGTCGTAATACCGCTGACTGGTTAAACCGTTATTATATTAAAAATCGACAAGGGGATATGATTCCATTAGCCAGTATTATCGAGCTAACCTCCGTCAGCAAACCTAATCAACTGAATCAATTTCAGCAGTTAAATGCCGCTAAATTACAAGGGGTTATGTTCCCTGGGGTGTCCTTAGGTCAGGCATTGGACTTTTTAAATCAAAAAGCCAATGAGTTAATGCCCCAAGGGTTTGGCAAAGATTATTCTGGTCAATCGCGCCAATTTATGCAGGAAGGCAGTGCCCTACTCTATACATTCCTATTTTCACTGATCGTGATTTTCCTGGTGCTTGCAGCGCAGTTTGAAAGTTTCCGGGACCCAATTGTAGTATTAATTAGTGTGCCAATGTCTATTTGTGGGGCCTTAATTCCCCTCACCTTAGGCGTCAGTACTATTAATATTTATACCCAAATCGGTTTGGTGACCTTAATTGGCTTAATCAGTAAACACGGCATTTTAATTGTAGAGTTTGCCAACCAATTGCAAATAGAAAAAGGCTTAAGCAAGCATCAAGCGGTTATCGAAGCGACTTCGATTCGCTTACGCCCCGTATTAATGACCACCGCCGCCATGGTATTAGGCGTTGTGCCTTTAGTGATGGCATCTGGCGCCGGCGCGGCCAGCCGTTTTGATATCGGCCTGGTAATCGCCACTGGTATGACCATTGGAACGTTATTTACTTTATATGTGGTACCCACCATGTATACCTTCTTCGCAAAGGATCACAGTCAACAACCCGTGGCTAGTGGAAAATTAGCGATAAACTAGCTTATTTATTAGTATTATTATTTTTGATAGTTAAGGCCAGCATTGCTGGCCTTTTTTTGTATTTCTTCGCTATCGTCATAACAGGCTTCAACATCAATCGCTATCGTTAATATCATTAAACTAAGTAGTAAAATAATTAACTTATACAAATAACTCATAACTTGTTCACACATTTTATATTGTCAGCCAACTTTACTAAGAAATTTACTAAATGGATGATTTTTTCTTTAAAACCTCATATAAAGTATTCATCTATTTTAAAAATATTCGCATCTATTAACCATATTGCTAAAGTCTCGCCTAAAGGCATGTTCTAAATACCCATTTCTTGTAGCATAAGGAATAAAACCAGTAATATTATCTATATTCTCAGAGTATAAGATGCGATTTTGATACGACATTTTTTTAAGATTATCGTTATCATCCCCCCTATTTCCTGTAGGATAGCACTGCTTTAATTGAATTCCAGCACTTTTAAAATCCTCAGTAATCCTTTCATAGGAATGAATGCTATCTAGAGGAAGTAAATTCACTCCAACCAACCTCGTTAGTTCATTAATTCTGCACAAAAATTTAACTTCTCTTAGCTTTTTGGCAAACTGATGATCACCTTGATAGATATCCAACAATACAAAATCATAATGCTGCTGGGTTTTAGTGACATAATCAAGACCATCATCACAGATCAAACTTAATCTGCCAGATTTTATATATTCATTTAATAAGGGAAAGTAACAACACGCAAGCATGATAACATCAAAGTCAATTTCAACGACATCAAGATGCAGTTTAGGAAAATTTGCCAATAAGGCAATGACACCAGCTCCTGCGCCTAAACCCAAAATGAGCCCCTTAGTCTGCTGAAATTGAGCATTGAAATGACACCCTGCGAGTAATAATCCTGCTACATAGTCACCCGCAGGTACATCACTGGCTTCTTCATCTGTTAGCCAAAAGCTACCTTCTACTTCATTATTAATAGCCAAATAACGCATGCAAGAAGTCTGTACTATTGTAATTTTCCCAAACTTTCCCTTTTTAGCATAAAGAGGTTTACACAACTGTTTTTCGTCATGCATTTCGCCATCAATTTCATTCAATGTTTTAACTGGACATAATTTACAGTATTTAACCAAATGAAAGTTAGCTTCTTTAATTCGTTTTAATTTTTTAAGAATAAGCGCCTTGTTATGCCATGCTTCTTTACATTCAGCATCAAGATCTAAACAATCATCATAGCTTTTTAATGCCGACTCATATAGCTCCAGTTGATCAAATGCATACCCTCGATAAAAAGCTAACAAGGCTATTGACTGAAGGGAGTTTATTAGTTGATCAATTCGGTAGATGGCTGAATGATACAACCTTTTATGAAGTAAATAGCGACTCTCAAGCAGCGCTGCTTCCACCCTGTCATTTTCAGCATCAGTCACTACTTCATGTTGACTGATTAATATATGTGCATCATATGATTGGTCATCTAAGATATTTAAAATAGCATGAAAAGGCACCATAAAACCGCAATAGCACTTATCCAAAATAGAGATAACCAGTCGGCCTTGATTATCCTTAACTATGGCCAATTGATTGGATTTCATAAATGACAATCTATGTTGGCAACAGGGGCACACATGCTGTTGGGCATACTGATGCAAGCTTTCTTCATCATTTACCAAATAGGCATTTACCCGAGTATAACCAGGTTCATCGATAGGACTCTTATCAACAAAGGGGAGCTGATGCAGCATTTCATTCTCTTCCTTGAGAAAATTAGTTTCAATTGCATATTACTATTTAGTACTGCTTATACCCTTCACGAATGATTTTTAGGGTTTGTTGTCGTCGCCCTTGACCACCAAGGATGGTGGAAATGCAGTTAATGCATGGAGCATTTAACTGTCACCCCAATCACCTATTACTTATAGGCTCATGAGGCTTCGTCACTCGACAGCCTCCCCTAAAAACCCTACGTTTTGGGTATACATCACCTATAGTTTTTATAGCAATAAGATTGCCAATACCATATCAACGGCTAAGTTATAATAAATTCATAAGCAATGTATGGTTTCAAGTGATCAAAGAGGACAATTTTGGCCATATACCATTAACTAGTGGTATAAAGTGACCAGTTTTAAAAATAAGGTATATAGATTTTTTTGTAAAAAGACTTGACTATAATAGGCGCATTTAATGATAATTTCTAACTTTTAGAGTAGTCCCAAATCATAATTAGGTGTTAAAACCAAATAGGCATCCTATTAATAAAGGGTATAAAACACGAATAATGACTCTCTGTCATTATTTGTCAATGATTCTTTCTAGAAAAAGGTCAGTGCAATGTGTTGCTTATTATGTCCATCAATTCTACTACTGAGCTACAATGACGAGCTTAAACACAGTATTATAAAGCATTTAAGTACACAAATAGTATCGTTGACTCATGAGGCCAATTTAGAGTCAATACCACCAGACATTGCAAAAAAAATGCTCCCTTAGTCATCGTTGACTGCCAAAATAGTTTTAAGTTACTTCATCAAGCGAAAAAAAACCTCTGTCAAAGTAGTATTATTCTATGCCTTATTAGTAGTAATTACTTTACTAAGCAACAAGCTTTCTCCACTGGCGCACAAGATTATATTACTTACCCCATTATTCCTGAAGAATTAGACATACGCATCAACTACTGGTGCTATTATACTCAACTTATACAAGCTTCTCAGTTGAGCCAAACAGCTTTAGAAACCCACAGTTTAGAAGCCAGCACACAAACTAATAACGATCAAAGTAATCACTCACCAGCAAACATGTGCGACATGTCTGATAAAGAAACAGTGTTAGTGAAAAAGACTTGTGAATATTTACAGGCCCATCTTGCTGATGCCCATTCACTTGCCACACTTGCTATCCAAATGGGTACTAATCGAAACCGACTAACTTCCTCATTTAAGCAAGTGCTGGGCATTGGGGTAATGGCTTGGTTACGAGAACAACGCATGGCCAAAGCCAAACTACTGTTAAATACCACGGATTTAAGTATCAAACAAATTTGCTATGAAGTAGGTTATCGTGACCCTGCCAATTTTTCAACCACATTTAAAGCTAGCTATCAAGTTTCCCCTCTAGTATTTAGAAAAAAATGACAAAATCAAAAGCATTAAGTACGCAATCAAAACTATCTACACTATCTTTGGTGTAAGAGAAGCCTACTCTTTTGAAATGTAAAACTCATACAAATAATGCTACTCAATAAAACAGGTAGGAATCAGATAATAGTGACAGGGAAACGTCGTGAATAAATATGAAAATAAAGCACAACCAGTGTTACCTGGAATAATCGGTAATAACCCTACAATACATAAATTAGCTAGCCAAATTCAAAAAATTGCAAAAAGTGATCGACCTGTATTTTTAAAGGGGGCTACCGGTACAGGTAAAGAACTCTTTGCCAATGCTATACACCAGTTAAGCCAACGACTTGGCCAATTTGTAGCAGTCAATTGCAGTGCAATCCCCGAAAACCTGTTTGAATCACTGCTGTTTGGTCATGAAAAAGGGGCATTCACTGGTGCAGACAGACGTCATCATGGTTTTTTTGCTCAAGCCAATAATGGTACTCTATTCCTTGATGAAGTAGCTGAACTGCCATTAATTCACCAACCGAAACTATTGCGCGTACTTGAAACCAGACGGTTTAGCCGCATTGGCAGTAACGAGGAGATTGAATTCACTGGACGAATAGTCTCCGCCACCCATGTTGATATGAGTCAACTGGTTGAAGATAAACTATTTCGTGAAGACCTATTTTATCGCCTAAACCTGTTTGAATTAGATATACCCAGTTTAGAGGAGCGACGGGATGATATCCCCTTGCTAGTCAACTATTTTGCTAAAAAAGAACGCAACATCACTTTTAGCCCCTGTGCCCTTGAGTTTTTTAAGTATGCCAGTTGGCCAGGCAATATCAGGCAGCTGAAAAACACCATTGACAAACTTTCCGTACTTGCTGAAAACGACTATTTATCAGCTCATTGTATACAAGAACTCGCTGTATGCGAGCCAGACGAAACCATTATATCTAAGTTAGCCAGAGAAATTATTGCCATGCCACTCAGTAATAAATTAAAGGCTATTCATGATGCATTGGTTGAAGAGGCAGTATCCATTACTGAAGGCAATAAAACTCAAGCCGCTCGCCTGTTAGGTGTACATAGAAAAGTAATAGAACGAAAATTGCAACAGATAAGGCTAAAGATTATACCAAATCACTTTCCACAAACTGATAGAAAACAAGGTTAACTATGACAACCGAACTCCCCCACACCACTGAGCAGGCTGAACAAGAACGTTTAACTGAAATACCAGATGCAGCAAAGTCTTCAGGAGAAGCACATGCTGAACAACTCAAGCAAGCAGCAGCAAACAGTCTGGCTAAATTAAAGCAACAAGAACAACAAAAGCTAACTAATATCCTTAACCAGTTAAAGCAAACACTAGCTAACTCAACATCAGCACCTTCATTTAATTATAAGTCAGATCATGACTCATTCTTTTCTAACGATATAACATCAAATATGGAAGCAGTACCGTTGAATAGTAAAACTGCTAATACAAACATTTTAGGTGGATTGCAACTAAAAGATGGATTACTGCCCCCATTACAAGGGATGAACAAAATACAAAAATGTCACCAAACACACCTGATCGAGTATCTAGAACAAATGAATACCAACCTTGAAACAGAAGAAAACACCCATATTAATAAGGAAGCCCCATGAACAGAACCACTTATTATCAATTTGATGCCACACTCAATCATGATGGAACCTATACCTGTGACTCTGTTACTGAAGTAACAGAGGAGCAAGAGACGATTGAATCTAACGATAAAACAACATTCAATCGTTTTCAAAAACAAAATAGCCAAACAACTTATAATCCTTTTTTTATCAGCCAAGTGTTTAATCAAACCTATGAGCAAAACTGTAAGGCTGAAAAAAACAAGGATCTGGATCAATTGGTACAAAATCTCTATAAAATGAGTCAGACAATACTCAATAATACGTTTAACTCCAGTACTAACTAATAATACATGTTATGGCTATCGAACTAAACAAAATAGTAGGTAAAATCGCTGAGTTTCAAGAAGAGCAAGTTAAACAGTTTAAGGCGTTTGTCGATTTGAGTATTGAGCTAAGCAATAGTGCCAATGCTTCTGAAAAGAAAGCACAACAAACATTTACTGATTTGAAGAACCAACTACTGCAAGAAACAAACAACACAGGGGACAAAGCAAACGCTACAGACCACTCTTCTCCTTTGCTTATCCTTGAGAAAAACCAAGCGTATGTAGAAAAATTAGATCATATTACTGACCCAGAAATGATGGTCAACAATACTCAGCAATATTATCAGTATATTGAAAAACAAAATGAGCAGGTGCTTGATGCGATGAAACAAAGGCAAAAGATGAATGAGTAACGAGCAAGATAGTACCAAAAGCGCTACTGAACTGATACAGCCGAGCATCAATCAGTCTGTTGCTGCCGCCGTACAAAGTGCAACGGATTTACTGAAAAATATTAGTACAATTGAATCGACGGTTATTGGCGTCGCTTCGGCTAAATGGCTTGCTGAACCACTCAACCCTGCTTATCAAGACATTATAAATAATGCTAAAGATAATATCGAGTTTGCTGTAAAAAATTTAAAAGATGTGGGTGAAGCTGGTGCCAGTGTCATCAGCAACCTACAACCTAAATAACCAAGCATTATAGGTTGAAAAAATCATCGAAGCGTTTACAGCATAATAGATACCTTGCAAAGGTGCGGTTGTTTTAAACCGATCTAATTTCCTTTTTGGTCATCTTCATCCAGTTAACCCCTGCCAATTGAGTAAGCTTTAGTCATACAGTTTATTCTGACTAACTATTTTTTATAGTTAATTCAATAACATTATGGATGTGATCTCACCAACCAAAAAACAATCGGCATAGTAACTGCTTACTTTAATAATGCACCTATTCAACTGAAAGGAGCATATCATGCCTGGCGAAACAAATGGTAATCGAACAGATAGAGAAAACAGCAGTGTCAATGGAAAAACAACTGATGCAGTCACTACCATCACGACACTTGTGGTTGGCATGGCACCTGCAATGGCAATGGGTAATTTATATCAAACCCTCGCCTACAATGTTGGCTTAGCAGCAATGAATCAAGTCTTCAGTCAATATCAGGCTAATATTAATCATCAAGCAATTACTATAGTAGGTATACAGCGAATATTCTCTAAATAATAGATTTCATACTTCGTTTATCTAATTATAAAAAATCACTCATTTAATAAAGGATATTTCATGACCATATTATATACTGATCAATCAGATACAGCATTACAAAAAGACGCCGCAACTGCTTTATGTGAACAAGCCATGCAGCTACTCAATGAAACACTAGAGTCTTATAATCTTGAAGGCTTTCAACCTACGCTGTTAAATATGCCTCAGCCGATTTCAGAAGATGGCTTTACCCCAACTCAACCATTAGAAAATATTGACTTTTTTATTCAAGCACAAGATTTATATCAGCAACAAACAGCTTCATTATTTCCCCAGCAATCAAGTGAACTTATTAATCAATCAATAATCAATAGTAATCAAATAACAGCGGCAGCTCCAAACAATACGCCTTCACAGCCAACTGAAGACGAAAGTCTTAATGCTATTAATAACCTGTTAAATTCATGTTAGTTTGTCTATACCCTACATTGGGTATAATTTGAAATTAGGTTTTATAATAATGTGCAGCTGCTATCTGTCGGGTGACCAGATTTTATAAAAATAACATTATGCTATTACCCAAGCAGCTGTTACAAACTAAATTAAGAGTGCAACTCTATTATAAAGACGACCTGAGCCTTGAAAAACTAGCCCAAGCCTGCCCAATTGCTTACTATGCGTTGGCGAACTATTGGTTGGAACCAGCAAGTGAGGAAAGTAATCAAGATAGTTTACATCTCTTAGCCCTTGCTTCTTTACAGACCATTTCTGCAAGTGGCATTATCAATTTAATACCTATTACTAACATACTGCACGAAACGTTGATATTATCCAATCATAAAACTGTGGCTGAAGTGATTACCCTATTAAAACAACCACTGCTATTCCTAGTTTACTTACGTCTATTGCCAGCGGAGTTTGGTTTATTTGCTCCACTTCACTCAAGCCCAGCCATGAACTTTTACGCCAAGTTACTTAAATTGACAATTAATAAGCTAACTCGATATGCCAGCCAAAATGGCTGCAGGCAGATTATTACGGATGTCTATAACCCTAACGTCCAACAACTGCTACACATAACTGGCTTTAAAACTACCAAAGCTAATAGCCAGGTTCAAGCGGTTATTCATACGACCCGTATGCAACTAGATATGTAAATTACTGCCAAAGAAAATAATCATATGTAAAAATGGTCAATATAGGCCCACAGAATTATAAAAACAGGTCGAATAATTCCATATAATAATTCAATCGTTATCTCAACAACACCAAAGCCGAGTAAATTAAATCATGTAAAATCAGTGAGTTATAGTTTATTTTACTCGCTTTCAAAACTGGCGCAAATTATGCCATAACTGTGTTGCTATAGCATTTTGAACAATCATTAATTGAATGTACTTAGTAATAATAAACACCCATCAAACTACTCAATCGTAAAAATGGAGAATAAACATGGCCGAACAACCTACTGTCGTTAATGGCGCTGTTGTTGATTCAGTTGCTACTGCTAACACAAAAGTATTAGCTGAAGCCCCAGCCATGGCACTAGGCAGCCTATACCAAACCATTGGTAATTCGGTTGCGATGGCTGCCGCTAATGCGGTGTATGCGCAACAACAAGCCAATGTCACTTATCAGGCATCCAGCACTTTAGGTGTCACTAAGCTGTTTGAACAAAATAAAGGCTAATGCTTAATCATTAACTACCTCGTTTTATTAATACTGTCATTTTTAATGGAGAATAATCATGGCTGAACCCACCCAACCTACCAATGTTAATGGCGCAGTTGTTGATTCCGTAACGATTGCCAATACTAAAGTGCTAGCCGAAGCGCCCGCGATGGCGATGGGTAGTTTATATCAAACCATCGGTAATTCCGTAGCTATGGCTGCCGCCAATGCCGTGT from Spartinivicinus poritis includes the following:
- a CDS encoding RebB family R body protein, giving the protein MAEPTQPTNVNGAVVDSVTIANTKVLAEAPAMAMGSLYQTIGNSVAMAAANAVYAQQQANVGYQASSTLGVTKLFAQNKP
- a CDS encoding helix-turn-helix domain-containing protein, which encodes MSQTALETHSLEASTQTNNDQSNHSPANMCDMSDKETVLVKKTCEYLQAHLADAHSLATLAIQMGTNRNRLTSSFKQVLGIGVMAWLREQRMAKAKLLLNTTDLSIKQICYEVGYRDPANFSTTFKASYQVSPLVFRKK
- a CDS encoding MexW/MexI family multidrug efflux RND transporter permease subunit — its product is MQFTDIFIKRPVLATVVSLLIILLGAKAFENLTIRQYPELENSVISIKTTYAGANADVIQGFITTPVQQAIASAEGIDYITSSSMQSASSVKAYLRLGYDTNSALTEIMAKVAEVQNELPDAADRPVISKETSGGTALLYMSFYSEQMSNEQVTDYLTRVVQPKLSTIDGVGSADILGKKTFAMRLWLDPVNMAAFQVSAQDINQAILSNNFLSAAGQTKGEWVVTNVNAKTDLSDVEAFKDMVIKSQADSLVRLKDVAEVTLSAENFDSFVAFNGIQSVYVAISPTPSANPLDVIKRVRAAMPAIEKQLPDALKAKVVYDATEFINASIDEVVKTLAEATLIVIVVVLMFLGAFRSVIIPVVTIPLSMIGVLFFMLVMGYSINLLTLLAMVLAIGLVVDDAIVVVENIHRHIEEGLSPYNAALVGAREIALPVVAMTITLAAVYAPIGFMGGLTGTLFTEFAFTLAGAVIISGVIALTLSPMMCSKLLQDKSHESKVAQKLDHLFDRLKQRFQRSLSGALNYRPVTVLFAITVLVSIPFLFLMTKSELAPTEDQGIVFISSSSPQYANLEYMNKYTSLYENIFNSFPEYDSSFMINGMGTVNSSIAGMLLKPWDQRERSQQQIQPLVQQKLDQIAGLQIFSFNLPPLPGAGDGLPIQFILNSTADYQTIHQVSEKLVAAAMQSGLFMFISSDLKFNKPELQININRDKAAQLNIDMKQVGETLSTFLSEGRLNRFTLDGRSYKVIPQANLSSRNTADWLNRYYIKNRQGDMIPLASIIELTSVSKPNQLNQFQQLNAAKLQGVMFPGVSLGQALDFLNQKANELMPQGFGKDYSGQSRQFMQEGSALLYTFLFSLIVIFLVLAAQFESFRDPIVVLISVPMSICGALIPLTLGVSTINIYTQIGLVTLIGLISKHGILIVEFANQLQIEKGLSKHQAVIEATSIRLRPVLMTTAAMVLGVVPLVMASGAGAASRFDIGLVIATGMTIGTLFTLYVVPTMYTFFAKDHSQQPVASGKLAIN
- a CDS encoding RebB family R body protein, which encodes MPGETNGNRTDRENSSVNGKTTDAVTTITTLVVGMAPAMAMGNLYQTLAYNVGLAAMNQVFSQYQANINHQAITIVGIQRIFSK
- a CDS encoding RebB family R body protein — translated: MAEQPTVVNGAVVDSVATANTKVLAEAPAMALGSLYQTIGNSVAMAAANAVYAQQQANVTYQASSTLGVTKLFEQNKG
- a CDS encoding sigma 54-interacting transcriptional regulator, with amino-acid sequence MNKYENKAQPVLPGIIGNNPTIHKLASQIQKIAKSDRPVFLKGATGTGKELFANAIHQLSQRLGQFVAVNCSAIPENLFESLLFGHEKGAFTGADRRHHGFFAQANNGTLFLDEVAELPLIHQPKLLRVLETRRFSRIGSNEEIEFTGRIVSATHVDMSQLVEDKLFREDLFYRLNLFELDIPSLEERRDDIPLLVNYFAKKERNITFSPCALEFFKYASWPGNIRQLKNTIDKLSVLAENDYLSAHCIQELAVCEPDETIISKLAREIIAMPLSNKLKAIHDALVEEAVSITEGNKTQAARLLGVHRKVIERKLQQIRLKIIPNHFPQTDRKQG